A single window of Leclercia adecarboxylata DNA harbors:
- the ppiB gene encoding peptidylprolyl isomerase B, translated as MVTFHTNHGDIVIKTFDDKAPETVKNFLDYCREGFYNNTIFHRVINGFMIQGGGFEPGMNQKETKAAIKNEANNGLKNTRGTLAMARTQAPHSATAQFFINVADNDFLNFSGESLQGWGYCVFAEVVEGMDVVEKIKGVSTGRSGMHQDVPKEDVVITSVTVSE; from the coding sequence TTTGATGACAAAGCGCCTGAAACAGTTAAAAACTTCCTGGACTACTGCCGCGAAGGTTTCTACAACAACACCATTTTCCACCGTGTAATTAACGGCTTTATGATCCAGGGCGGCGGTTTTGAACCTGGTATGAACCAGAAAGAGACCAAAGCGGCGATCAAAAACGAAGCCAACAACGGTCTGAAAAACACCCGCGGTACGCTGGCAATGGCCCGTACTCAGGCGCCACACTCCGCCACCGCGCAGTTCTTTATCAACGTGGCTGACAACGACTTCCTGAACTTCTCCGGCGAAAGCCTGCAGGGTTGGGGCTACTGCGTGTTCGCAGAAGTGGTTGAAGGCATGGACGTGGTTGAGAAGATCAAAGGCGTTTCTACCGGCCGCAGCGGTATGCACCAGGACGTTCCAAAAGAAGACGTCGTGATCACAAGCGTGACCGTCAGCGAATAA